From Mustelus asterias unplaced genomic scaffold, sMusAst1.hap1.1 HAP1_SCAFFOLD_250, whole genome shotgun sequence, the proteins below share one genomic window:
- the LOC144485933 gene encoding uncharacterized protein LOC144485933, protein MEKPWKCGDCGKRFRSPSELEIHRRSHTGERPFTCSECGKGFSNSSNLFKHKRVHTGERPFTCSDCRKGFRSLSELEIHRRIHTGERLFTCIECGKGFTHSSNLLTHKRVHTGERPFSCSVCGKGFSDSSTLRKHQRVHTGERPFTCSDCGKGFTQLSNLHTHQRVHTGESLFTCSECGRGFSNSFNLVIHQRVHTGERPFTCTVCGKRFTHPSSLRTHQRVHTGERPFTCTVCGKRFTQAASLRAHHVTHTEERPFKCSACESSFKIAADLRVHQRIHTGERPFSCSQCGKKFRTSSSLRTHQRIHTGERPFTCSQCGKRFNDSSTLLTHQRGHTGERPFTCSECGKGFTRSSHLLTHQQTHTGESLFTCSQCGKGFSNSFNLQTHQRVHTGERPFTCSECGKRFIQSSHLQTHQRVHK, encoded by the coding sequence atggagaaaccatggaaatgtggggactgtgggaagagattcagatcTCCATCAGAGCTGGAGATTCATCGACGcagccacactggagagaggccgttcacctgctcagagtgtgggaaggggttcagtaatTCATCCAACTTATTCAAACacaaacgagttcacactggggagagaccattcacttgttctgactgtaggaagggattcagatCCCTATCAGAGCTCGAGATTCatcgacgcattcacactggagagaggctgttcacctgcatcgagtgtgggaagggattcactcattcatccaaccttctgacacacaagcgggttcacaccggggagagaccgttctcctgctctgtgtgtgggaagggattcagtgattcatccaccctgcggaaacaccagagagttcacactggagagaggccgttcacctgctctgactgtgggaagggattcactcagttatccaacctgcatacacaccagcgagttcacactggggagagtctgttcacctgctcagagtgtgggaggggattcagcaATTCATTCAACTTggtgatacaccagcgagttcacactggggagaggccattcacttgcaccGTCTGTGGAAAGCGATTTACTCATCCATCCTCcctgcggacacatcagcgagttcacactggggagaggccatttacttgcacagtgtgtgggaagcgattcactcaggcagccagcctgcgggcacaccatgtcactcacaccgaggagagacccTTCAAATGCTCAGCCTGTGAGAGCAGCTTCAAAATAGCTGCTGATCTGAGGgtccatcagcgaattcacaccggggagagacccttcagctgctctcagtgtggaaagaaaTTTCGAACATCATCCAGCCTTCGGACACACCaaagaattcacactggggagaggccattcacctgctctcagtgtgggaagagatttaatGATTCATCCACCTTGCTGACCCACCAGCgaggtcacactggggagaggccattcacctgctccgaatgtgggaagggtttcactcggtcatcccacctgctgacacaccagcagactcacactggagagagtctgttcacctgctctcagtgtgggaagggattcagtaattcattcaacttgcaaacacaccagcgagttcatacgggggagagaccattcacctgctctgagtgtgggaagagattcattcagtcttcccacctgcagacacaccagcgagttcacaagtga